From Streptomyces sp. 6-11-2, one genomic window encodes:
- a CDS encoding ABC transporter permease subunit yields MTTALTRADVAPAASVKRRRRAPGWLAVVPLLAFTALAFGLPALAMLNGAFSVQDPGTGAESHTTDNLTTSLRGAYLTALLGSVKLSAVAAGLAALLGLPLAQAVVTSRSRVLREAVLTASGVLANFGGVPLAFAFVATLGNAGVLTRHLGLTEKGWDLYSFWGLVIVYLYFLIPLMVLTITPALDGLRSQWREAARNNGATAVQYWRHVALPVLAPSLLGGLVLLFGSAFAAYATAAAMVGSSVPLVTLQIADALSGNVLVGQEHVALALSLDMVLVAGLVMAVYLPLQRRSARWLA; encoded by the coding sequence ATGACCACCGCCCTCACGCGGGCGGACGTGGCGCCCGCCGCTTCGGTGAAGCGGCGGCGCCGCGCCCCGGGATGGCTCGCCGTCGTCCCTCTGCTCGCCTTCACCGCACTCGCCTTCGGGCTGCCCGCCCTGGCGATGCTGAACGGCGCGTTCAGCGTCCAGGATCCGGGGACGGGCGCCGAGTCCCACACCACGGACAACCTGACGACCTCCCTGCGCGGCGCCTACCTGACCGCCCTGCTCGGCAGCGTCAAGCTGTCCGCCGTCGCCGCCGGGCTCGCGGCCCTGCTCGGGCTGCCGCTCGCGCAGGCGGTCGTGACCTCCCGCTCCCGGGTGCTGCGCGAGGCCGTGCTCACCGCCTCCGGGGTGCTCGCCAACTTCGGCGGCGTCCCGCTGGCGTTCGCCTTCGTCGCCACCCTCGGCAACGCCGGTGTGCTGACCCGGCACCTGGGCCTGACCGAGAAGGGCTGGGACCTGTACAGCTTCTGGGGCCTGGTGATCGTCTACCTGTACTTCCTGATCCCGCTGATGGTGCTCACCATCACCCCCGCGCTGGACGGCCTGCGCTCCCAGTGGCGGGAGGCGGCGCGGAACAACGGCGCCACGGCCGTGCAGTACTGGCGGCACGTCGCCCTGCCCGTCCTCGCGCCGTCCCTGCTCGGCGGGCTGGTCCTGCTCTTCGGCAGCGCCTTCGCCGCCTACGCCACCGCCGCCGCCATGGTCGGCAGCTCGGTGCCGCTGGTCACCCTGCAGATCGCCGACGCCCTCTCCGGCAACGTGCTGGTCGGCCAGGAGCACGTGGCCCTCGCCCTCAGCCTCGACATGGTCCTGGTGGCGGGCCTGGTCATGGCCGTGTACCTGCCCCTGCAACGCCGGAGCGCCCGATGGCTCGCCTGA
- the fmt gene encoding methionyl-tRNA formyltransferase, translating to MKLVFAGTPEVAVPALDALLASGRHEVAAVVTRPDAPAGRGRRLVASPVAERAEEAGIEVLKPVKPRDPEFLERLKEIAPDCCPVVAYGALLPRAALDIPARGWVNLHFSLLPAWRGAAPAQHALMAGDEITGASTFLIEEGLDSGPVYGAVTERIRPTDTSGDLLTRLALAGAGLLAATMDGIEDGTLAAVPQPAEGVTLAPKITVEDARVDWTAPALRVDRVVRGCTPAPGAWTTFRGERLKLIQAAPAPQRTDLAPGALAVGKNDVHVGTGSYAVELLWVQAQGKKPMRAADWARGARIAEGETLGG from the coding sequence ATGAAGCTCGTCTTCGCCGGTACCCCCGAGGTCGCCGTTCCCGCTCTGGACGCCCTGCTCGCCTCCGGGCGGCACGAGGTGGCCGCCGTCGTCACCCGGCCCGACGCGCCGGCCGGGCGCGGGCGCAGGCTGGTCGCGAGCCCGGTCGCCGAGCGGGCGGAGGAGGCCGGGATCGAGGTGCTCAAGCCCGTCAAGCCGCGCGACCCGGAGTTCCTGGAGCGGCTGAAGGAGATCGCCCCGGACTGCTGCCCGGTCGTCGCCTACGGTGCCCTGCTGCCCAGGGCGGCCCTCGACATCCCCGCCCGCGGCTGGGTCAACCTGCACTTCTCCCTGCTGCCCGCCTGGCGCGGCGCGGCCCCCGCGCAGCACGCCCTCATGGCCGGGGACGAGATCACCGGCGCGTCCACCTTCCTCATCGAGGAAGGGCTCGACTCCGGCCCGGTCTACGGCGCCGTCACCGAGCGGATCCGGCCCACCGACACCAGCGGCGACCTGCTCACCCGGCTCGCCCTCGCCGGGGCCGGACTGCTCGCCGCGACCATGGACGGCATCGAGGACGGCACCCTGGCGGCCGTGCCGCAGCCGGCCGAGGGCGTCACCCTCGCCCCCAAGATCACCGTCGAGGACGCCCGGGTCGACTGGACGGCGCCCGCCCTGCGCGTGGACCGCGTGGTACGCGGCTGCACACCGGCGCCCGGCGCCTGGACCACGTTCCGCGGCGAGCGGCTCAAGCTGATCCAGGCCGCCCCGGCGCCGCAGCGCACCGACCTCGCCCCGGGCGCGCTCGCCGTCGGCAAGAACGACGTCCACGTCGGCACCGGTTCGTACGCCGTCGAGCTGCTGTGGGTGCAGGCGCAGGGCAAGAAGCCGATGCGGGCGGCGGACTGGGCGCGCGGGGCGCGCATCGCCGAGGGCGAGACGCTCGGCGGCTGA
- the rpe gene encoding ribulose-phosphate 3-epimerase, which produces MAVQINPSILSADFARLAEEAKAVEGADWLHVDVMDNHFVPNLTLGVPVVESLARATDTPLDCHLMIEQPDRWAPQYVEAGASSVTFHVEAAAAPVRLAREIRAKGARASMALKPATPIEPYEDLLPELDMLLIMTVEPGFGGQAFLDIMLPKIRRTRELIGKHGLQLWLQVDGGVSASTIERCAEAGADVFVAGSAVYGAQDPAEAVRALRSQAETATTKASWACGH; this is translated from the coding sequence ATGGCCGTGCAGATCAACCCCAGCATCCTGTCCGCCGACTTCGCGCGTCTCGCCGAGGAGGCGAAGGCGGTCGAAGGGGCCGACTGGCTCCACGTCGACGTCATGGACAACCACTTCGTCCCGAACCTCACGCTCGGCGTGCCCGTCGTGGAGTCCCTGGCCCGGGCGACGGACACCCCGCTGGACTGCCACCTGATGATCGAGCAGCCCGACCGCTGGGCGCCGCAGTACGTCGAGGCGGGTGCGTCCTCCGTGACCTTCCACGTCGAGGCGGCCGCCGCTCCCGTCCGGCTGGCCCGCGAGATCCGCGCCAAGGGCGCCCGGGCCTCGATGGCACTCAAGCCCGCCACCCCCATCGAGCCGTACGAGGACCTGCTTCCCGAGCTCGACATGCTCCTGATCATGACGGTGGAGCCGGGCTTCGGCGGCCAGGCCTTCCTCGACATCATGCTGCCCAAGATCCGCCGCACCCGGGAGCTGATCGGCAAGCACGGCCTCCAGCTGTGGCTGCAGGTCGACGGCGGAGTGTCGGCCTCGACGATCGAGCGGTGCGCGGAGGCGGGCGCGGACGTGTTCGTCGCCGGCTCGGCGGTCTACGGTGCGCAGGACCCCGCCGAAGCGGTGCGAGCCCTGCGCAGTCAGGCGGAAACGGCCACCACCAAGGCGTCCTGGGCGTGCGGCCACTGA
- a CDS encoding GntR family transcriptional regulator yields the protein MTARHEEIADALRRAIDHEEYTVGSRLPTETALAAEYGVARGTVRQAVAALTAEGLIGSRQGARRVVLASRRSQSFAELRSFAQWARAMGREATGRVVAQEYRPATQEDAVRLQLDEGSPVLHVLRVRGLDGEPVLVERTVYAGWVAPAVEAIEPDCASVTQRLYEDTGLVFAYGEHLIDAVAAGAQDAELLGIRRTSPLLRVRRVTTTREGRPVEWSDDRYRPDAVSFSVHNSIGNNALARKTAG from the coding sequence ATGACGGCACGACACGAGGAGATCGCCGACGCCCTGCGGCGTGCCATCGACCACGAGGAGTACACGGTCGGCAGCCGGCTGCCGACCGAGACGGCCCTGGCCGCCGAGTACGGCGTCGCACGCGGTACGGTCCGCCAGGCCGTCGCGGCCCTCACCGCCGAGGGGCTGATCGGCTCCCGGCAGGGCGCCCGCCGGGTCGTACTGGCCAGCCGCCGCAGCCAGAGCTTCGCCGAACTGCGCAGCTTCGCCCAGTGGGCCCGCGCCATGGGGCGGGAGGCGACGGGGCGTGTGGTGGCCCAGGAGTACCGCCCGGCGACCCAGGAGGACGCCGTCCGGCTCCAACTGGACGAGGGCTCACCGGTGTTGCACGTTCTTCGGGTACGCGGACTGGACGGCGAGCCGGTCCTGGTGGAGCGGACCGTGTACGCCGGCTGGGTCGCCCCCGCCGTCGAGGCGATCGAGCCCGACTGCGCGTCCGTCACCCAACGGCTCTACGAGGACACCGGCCTGGTCTTCGCCTATGGCGAACACCTCATCGACGCGGTCGCGGCGGGCGCCCAGGACGCCGAACTGCTCGGCATCCGCCGCACGAGCCCGCTGCTGCGGGTCCGCCGGGTGACGACGACCCGCGAGGGGCGCCCGGTGGAGTGGTCGGACGACCGCTACCGTCCGGACGCGGTGAGCTTCAGCGTGCACAATTCGATAGGGAACAACGCCCTGGCACGCAAGACGGCCGGCTGA
- a CDS encoding Lrp/AsnC family transcriptional regulator, whose product MLNDLDERIVHALAEDARRSYADIGQLVGLSAPAVKRRVDRLRATGAITGFTVRVDPAALGWETEGFVEIYCRRHTSPETIQRGLERYQEVVSASTVTGEADAIVQVFAADMRHFERVLERIAGEPFVERTKSVLVLSPLLRRFSSGAPG is encoded by the coding sequence GTGCTGAACGATCTCGACGAACGCATCGTGCACGCCCTCGCCGAGGACGCCCGCCGCTCCTACGCGGACATCGGGCAGCTGGTCGGCCTGTCCGCGCCCGCCGTGAAGCGGCGCGTGGACCGGCTGCGCGCCACCGGGGCCATCACCGGTTTCACCGTCCGGGTCGACCCGGCGGCACTCGGCTGGGAGACCGAGGGGTTCGTCGAGATCTACTGCCGGCGCCACACCTCGCCGGAGACGATCCAGCGCGGCCTCGAGCGCTACCAGGAGGTCGTGTCCGCCTCCACCGTCACCGGTGAGGCGGACGCGATCGTCCAGGTCTTCGCCGCCGACATGCGGCACTTCGAGAGGGTCCTGGAGCGGATCGCCGGCGAGCCGTTCGTGGAACGGACGAAGTCCGTGCTGGTGCTCTCGCCCCTGCTGCGCCGCTTCTCCTCCGGCGCGCCGGGCTGA
- a CDS encoding sugar-binding transcriptional regulator: protein MNSSEEIAVSGMSAGRSAMRMGPAELVQAAAMARRFYLEGKSKIQIAEEFGVSRFKVARVLETALERDLVRIEIRVPAELDAERSDALRARYGLRHAVVVESPAEAEETPDPENLGEVAADLLGELVDEGDVLGLAWGRSTIHMAAALNRLPPCTVVQLTGVYDAGTSERGSVEAVRRAAQVSGGDAHPIYAPMLLPDAATAAALRHQTGIARAFEYFDKVTVACVSIGSWEPGISTVHDMLSDEERAHYASLGVSAEMAAHLFDAEGRRIGRDLGERCITVKADQLRRIPEVVAIAGGQRKAAAIDAVLRSGLVTSLVTDTSAADYLMTAGPAPRPALNRADPDGP, encoded by the coding sequence GTGAACAGCAGTGAGGAGATCGCCGTGTCGGGTATGTCGGCGGGCCGGTCAGCCATGCGGATGGGACCCGCTGAGCTGGTGCAGGCGGCGGCCATGGCCCGCCGTTTCTACCTCGAGGGCAAATCGAAGATCCAGATCGCCGAGGAGTTCGGCGTCAGCCGCTTCAAGGTGGCCCGGGTCCTGGAGACCGCTCTCGAACGGGATCTCGTGCGCATCGAGATCCGCGTGCCGGCCGAGCTGGACGCCGAGCGCTCCGACGCGCTCCGCGCCCGCTACGGCCTCAGGCACGCCGTCGTGGTCGAGTCCCCGGCCGAGGCAGAGGAGACGCCCGACCCCGAGAACCTCGGCGAAGTAGCCGCCGATCTGCTCGGCGAGCTCGTCGACGAGGGAGACGTGCTGGGTCTGGCCTGGGGCCGTTCCACCATCCACATGGCGGCGGCCCTGAACCGGCTGCCGCCCTGCACGGTGGTGCAGCTGACGGGGGTGTACGACGCCGGGACCTCCGAGCGCGGCTCGGTGGAGGCCGTGCGCCGCGCCGCCCAGGTCTCGGGGGGCGACGCCCACCCCATCTACGCGCCGATGCTGCTGCCGGACGCGGCCACCGCTGCGGCGCTGCGGCACCAGACCGGGATCGCACGCGCCTTCGAGTACTTCGACAAGGTCACGGTCGCCTGTGTGTCCATCGGTTCCTGGGAGCCGGGCATCTCGACGGTGCACGACATGCTCAGCGACGAGGAGCGGGCCCACTACGCCTCGCTCGGCGTCTCCGCCGAGATGGCCGCGCACCTGTTCGACGCCGAGGGCCGCCGGATCGGGCGGGACCTGGGGGAGCGGTGCATCACGGTCAAGGCCGACCAGCTGCGCCGTATCCCCGAGGTCGTCGCGATCGCGGGCGGGCAGCGCAAGGCGGCGGCGATCGACGCGGTGCTGCGGTCCGGCCTGGTCACCAGCCTGGTCACGGACACCTCGGCCGCGGACTACCTGATGACGGCGGGCCCCGCCCCCAGGCCGGCTCTCAACAGGGCGGACCCGGACGGCCCCTGA
- a CDS encoding ribonuclease domain-containing protein gives MLLRFVPRVLAGLLVTLAVLLTGCSPSGPGGSDPSAPSWAHGMATISQSRLPAEARQTLALVDKGGPYPYRQDNTVFGNFEGRLPKEPRGYYHEYTVRTPGSRDRGARRIVTGRGGEFYYTDDHYNTFRAVLR, from the coding sequence ATGCTGCTGCGGTTCGTCCCCCGTGTGCTCGCGGGGCTCCTCGTCACGCTCGCCGTCCTTCTGACGGGCTGCTCGCCCTCCGGGCCGGGCGGTTCCGACCCCTCAGCCCCGTCGTGGGCCCATGGGATGGCCACGATCAGTCAGTCCCGGCTGCCGGCCGAGGCCCGGCAGACCCTGGCCCTCGTCGACAAGGGCGGCCCCTATCCGTACCGGCAGGACAACACCGTGTTCGGCAATTTCGAGGGGCGGCTGCCCAAGGAGCCGCGCGGCTACTACCACGAGTACACGGTGCGGACCCCGGGGTCGCGCGACCGCGGAGCCAGGCGCATCGTCACCGGCCGGGGCGGGGAGTTCTACTACACCGATGATCACTACAACACGTTCCGGGCGGTGCTGAGATGA
- a CDS encoding ABC transporter permease, with protein MARLNPWRWAVLGLAALYFLIPLAASVVFTVDVPGRGVTFDAYTRIVSTEGFVPSLLLSLQLAAATIAVVLLLMVPAMVALRLGAPRLRPVVEVVCLLPLVVPPIAYVAGIATVLKWGPEHLSRTPLFQTFVALQDPDFPVVLVLAYVVLALPFVYRALDSGLRAIDVRTLVEAARSCGASWPQALIRSVLPNLRGALLNAAFLTLALVLGEFTVAQLLGFRPFAVWIFSIGGSQAQMSVAVSVLSLLVTWALLLALAGAGGRTRTASSRG; from the coding sequence ATGGCTCGCCTGAACCCATGGCGGTGGGCCGTCCTCGGTCTCGCCGCGCTGTACTTCCTGATCCCGCTGGCCGCGTCCGTGGTGTTCACGGTCGACGTGCCCGGCCGGGGCGTCACCTTCGACGCCTACACGCGGATCGTCTCCACCGAGGGCTTCGTCCCCAGCCTGCTGCTGTCGCTGCAACTGGCCGCCGCCACCATCGCCGTCGTGCTGCTGCTGATGGTCCCCGCCATGGTCGCGCTCCGGCTCGGCGCGCCCCGGCTGCGGCCCGTCGTCGAAGTGGTGTGCCTGCTGCCGCTGGTCGTGCCGCCGATCGCGTACGTCGCGGGGATCGCGACCGTGCTGAAGTGGGGACCCGAGCACCTGTCCCGCACCCCGCTGTTCCAGACGTTCGTGGCCCTGCAGGATCCGGACTTCCCCGTCGTGCTCGTCCTCGCCTACGTCGTACTGGCGCTGCCCTTCGTGTACCGGGCCCTGGACTCCGGGCTCCGCGCGATCGACGTGCGGACCCTCGTCGAGGCCGCCCGCAGTTGTGGCGCCTCCTGGCCGCAGGCACTGATCCGGTCCGTGCTGCCCAATCTGCGCGGGGCGCTGCTGAACGCCGCCTTCCTCACCCTGGCGCTGGTCCTCGGCGAGTTCACCGTGGCCCAGCTGCTGGGTTTCCGGCCCTTCGCCGTGTGGATCTTCAGCATCGGCGGCTCGCAGGCCCAGATGTCCGTCGCCGTCTCCGTGCTCAGTCTCCTCGTGACCTGGGCACTGCTTCTCGCGCTCGCCGGTGCCGGCGGACGCACCCGAACCGCTTCGTCCCGGGGATGA
- a CDS encoding barstar family protein: protein MSEDLAGRVVVTLDLDGVTDKAGLMDRVARALSLPGWFGRNWDALADSLGDETLWPAEAAERGMLIVVRGWQAYAQARPEEWEIAEEVFAASVDGRPALDVALALGGSS, encoded by the coding sequence ATGAGCGAAGACCTGGCGGGCCGGGTCGTGGTCACGCTGGACCTCGACGGTGTCACGGACAAGGCGGGGCTGATGGACCGGGTCGCCCGTGCCCTCTCACTGCCCGGCTGGTTCGGCCGGAACTGGGACGCGCTGGCCGACAGCCTCGGCGACGAGACCCTCTGGCCGGCGGAGGCCGCGGAGCGCGGGATGCTGATCGTGGTACGGGGCTGGCAGGCGTACGCGCAGGCCAGGCCGGAGGAGTGGGAGATCGCCGAGGAGGTCTTCGCCGCCTCGGTGGACGGCCGGCCGGCCCTGGACGTCGCCCTCGCGCTTGGAGGTTCCTCCTAG
- a CDS encoding ABC transporter substrate-binding protein produces MTVSLPRTALLGGPLAVVAALALSACGAAPDKASATADGRSAATATSAADFGGMDALVAAAKKEGKLHAIALPRDWANYGALIDDFEKKYGIKIEVENPDGSSQDEINAVTSRKGQDRAPDVLDLGSSFALSAAEQGLLAGYKVVAFDDIPAGQKDPQARWYNDYGGYVSIGCDAKRVKECPTTFKDLLKPEYKGQVALNGNPTKAGAAFGGVYAAALAAGGSFDDIQPGIDFFAKLKKNGNFTPVESTPATVEQGETPISIDWDYLNAGYADEFKSKGVDWKVAVPADGRYAQYYSQAINKDAPHPAAARLWQEYLYSAEGQNLWLKGYARPVLMPAMEKAGTLDQAAATKLPEVDGTPAFPSEAQQSKAKDVLAQGWGKAVSG; encoded by the coding sequence GTGACCGTGTCCTTGCCGAGAACTGCCCTCCTGGGCGGCCCCCTCGCCGTCGTCGCCGCGCTCGCCCTGAGCGCCTGCGGCGCCGCCCCCGACAAGGCGTCGGCCACCGCCGACGGCAGGAGCGCCGCCACCGCCACCTCCGCCGCCGACTTCGGCGGGATGGACGCGCTGGTCGCGGCGGCCAAGAAGGAGGGCAAGCTGCACGCCATCGCGCTGCCCCGCGACTGGGCCAACTACGGCGCCCTGATCGACGACTTCGAGAAGAAGTACGGCATCAAGATCGAGGTCGAGAACCCGGACGGCTCCAGCCAGGACGAGATCAACGCCGTCACCTCCCGCAAGGGCCAGGACCGCGCCCCGGACGTACTGGACCTCGGCAGCTCCTTCGCACTCAGCGCCGCCGAACAGGGCCTGCTCGCCGGGTACAAGGTGGTCGCGTTCGACGACATCCCCGCCGGCCAGAAGGACCCGCAGGCCCGCTGGTACAACGACTACGGCGGCTACGTCTCCATCGGCTGCGACGCCAAGCGGGTCAAGGAGTGCCCGACCACCTTCAAGGACCTGCTCAAGCCGGAGTACAAGGGGCAGGTCGCCCTCAACGGCAACCCGACCAAGGCCGGCGCGGCCTTCGGCGGCGTCTACGCGGCCGCCCTCGCCGCCGGCGGCTCCTTCGACGACATCCAGCCCGGCATCGACTTCTTCGCCAAGCTGAAGAAGAACGGCAACTTCACTCCCGTCGAGTCCACCCCCGCCACCGTCGAGCAGGGCGAGACACCGATCAGCATCGACTGGGACTACCTCAACGCCGGGTACGCCGACGAGTTCAAGTCCAAGGGTGTGGACTGGAAGGTGGCCGTCCCCGCCGACGGCCGGTACGCCCAGTACTACTCCCAGGCCATCAACAAGGACGCCCCGCACCCGGCCGCCGCGCGGCTGTGGCAGGAGTACCTCTACAGCGCCGAGGGCCAGAACCTGTGGCTCAAGGGCTACGCCCGCCCGGTCCTGATGCCCGCCATGGAGAAGGCCGGCACCCTCGACCAGGCCGCCGCCACCAAGCTGCCGGAGGTCGACGGCACACCCGCCTTCCCGTCCGAGGCCCAGCAGAGCAAGGCCAAGGACGTTCTCGCGCAGGGCTGGGGGAAGGCCGTCTCCGGATGA
- a CDS encoding GuaB1 family IMP dehydrogenase-related protein — protein MRFLNDIQPAYDLTYDDVFMVPSRSAVGSRQGVDLGSPDGTGTTIPLVVANMTAIAGRRMAETVARRGGLVVIPQDIPNDVVTDVISWVKSRHLVLDTPIVLAPHQTVADALALLPKRAHNAGVVVDEQHRPVGVVTDRDLTGVDRFTQLEVVMSKDLLLLDADIDPREAFNTLDGANRRYAPAVDKDGRLAGILTRKGALRATLYTPATDAGGKLRIAAAVGINGDVAGKAEQLLDAGVDTLVIDTAHGHQESMINAVKLVRDLDPRVPVVAGNIVSAEGVKDLIEAGADIVKVGVGPGAMCTTRMMTGVGRPQFSAVLECAAEARKYGKHVWADGGVRHPRDVAMALAAGASNVMIGSWFAGTYESPGDLQHDANGRPYKESFGMASARAVRNRTSEESAYDRARKALFEEGISTSRMFLDPAMPGVEDLIDSIIAGVRSSCTYAGAGSLEEFADKAIVGIQSAAGYAEGKPLHASWN, from the coding sequence GTGCGTTTCCTCAATGACATCCAGCCCGCGTACGACCTGACGTACGACGACGTCTTCATGGTGCCGAGCCGCAGCGCGGTCGGTTCACGTCAGGGCGTGGACCTCGGCTCCCCGGACGGCACGGGCACCACCATCCCGCTCGTCGTCGCCAACATGACCGCCATCGCCGGGCGCCGCATGGCCGAGACCGTGGCCCGCCGCGGCGGACTGGTGGTCATTCCGCAGGACATCCCGAACGACGTCGTCACCGACGTGATCTCCTGGGTCAAGAGCCGCCATCTGGTCCTGGACACCCCGATCGTGCTCGCCCCGCACCAGACCGTCGCCGACGCCCTGGCCCTGCTGCCCAAGCGCGCGCACAACGCCGGCGTGGTCGTCGACGAGCAGCACCGGCCGGTCGGTGTGGTCACCGACCGGGACCTGACCGGTGTCGACCGCTTCACCCAGCTCGAAGTGGTCATGAGCAAGGACCTGCTCCTGCTGGACGCGGACATCGACCCGCGCGAGGCCTTCAACACCCTGGACGGTGCCAACCGCCGCTACGCGCCCGCCGTGGACAAGGACGGCAGGCTCGCCGGCATCCTCACCCGCAAGGGCGCCCTGCGCGCCACGCTGTACACCCCGGCCACCGACGCCGGGGGCAAGCTGCGCATCGCCGCCGCCGTGGGCATCAACGGCGACGTGGCCGGCAAGGCCGAGCAGCTGCTCGACGCGGGCGTCGACACCCTCGTCATCGACACCGCGCACGGCCACCAGGAGTCGATGATCAACGCCGTCAAGCTGGTGCGGGACCTCGACCCGCGGGTGCCGGTCGTCGCCGGCAACATCGTCTCCGCCGAGGGCGTCAAGGACCTCATCGAGGCGGGCGCCGACATCGTCAAGGTCGGCGTGGGACCGGGCGCCATGTGCACCACCCGCATGATGACCGGCGTGGGCCGCCCGCAGTTCTCCGCGGTCCTGGAGTGCGCGGCCGAGGCGAGGAAGTACGGCAAGCACGTGTGGGCCGACGGCGGTGTCCGCCACCCGCGCGACGTGGCGATGGCACTCGCGGCCGGCGCGTCCAACGTGATGATCGGCTCCTGGTTCGCGGGCACCTACGAGTCGCCCGGCGACCTCCAGCACGACGCCAACGGCCGCCCCTACAAGGAGTCGTTCGGCATGGCCTCCGCGCGCGCGGTGCGCAACCGCACCTCCGAGGAGTCCGCGTACGACCGCGCCCGCAAGGCGCTGTTCGAGGAGGGCATCTCGACCTCCCGGATGTTCCTCGATCCGGCCATGCCGGGCGTCGAGGACCTGATCGACTCGATCATCGCGGGCGTCCGCTCCTCGTGCACCTACGCCGGGGCCGGCTCACTGGAGGAGTTCGCCGACAAGGCCATCGTCGGCATTCAGAGCGCGGCAGGCTACGCCGAGGGCAAGCCGCTGCACGCCAGCTGGAACTGA
- a CDS encoding RsmB/NOP family class I SAM-dependent RNA methyltransferase, which yields MSDTRRPRKPAKPYRRPQKDPVRILAFEALRAVDERDAYANLVLPPLLRKAREKGDFDGRDAALATELVYGTLRRQGTYDAILADCVDRPLREVDPPVLDVLTLGAHQLLGTRIPSHAAVSATVELARVVLGDGRAKFVNAVLRKVAQHDLDGWLEKVAPPYDEDPEDHLAVVHSHPRWVVSALWDSLGGGRAGIEDLLEADNERPEVTLVARPGRAGTEELLREEAAVPGRWSPYAVRLTEGGEPGAVDAVREGRAGVQDEGSQLVALALANAPLDGPDRKWLDGCAGPGGKAALLAALAAERGAVLLASEKQPHRAGLVAKALAGNPGPYQVIAADGTRPAWRPGSFDRVLVDVPCTGLGALRRRPEARWRRRPEDLDGFAPLQRGLLRTALESVRVGGVVGYATCSPHLAETRAVVTDVLKQFPEAELIDARPLLPGVGILGDGPDVQLWPHLHGTDAMYLALIRRTG from the coding sequence GTGAGCGACACCCGTCGGCCCCGCAAGCCCGCCAAGCCCTACCGCCGACCCCAGAAGGACCCCGTCCGCATCCTCGCCTTCGAGGCGCTGCGCGCCGTGGACGAGCGGGACGCCTACGCCAACCTGGTCCTGCCCCCGCTGCTGCGCAAGGCACGCGAGAAGGGCGACTTCGACGGCCGGGACGCCGCGCTCGCCACCGAGCTGGTGTACGGAACGCTGCGCCGCCAGGGAACGTACGACGCGATCCTCGCGGACTGTGTCGACCGCCCGCTGCGCGAGGTCGACCCGCCCGTCCTGGACGTGCTGACCCTCGGCGCCCACCAGCTGCTCGGGACGCGCATCCCCAGCCACGCCGCCGTGTCCGCCACCGTCGAGCTCGCCCGGGTCGTCCTCGGCGACGGGCGGGCCAAGTTCGTCAACGCAGTGCTGCGCAAGGTCGCGCAGCACGACCTCGACGGATGGCTGGAGAAGGTCGCCCCGCCCTACGACGAGGACCCCGAGGACCACCTCGCCGTCGTCCACTCCCACCCCCGCTGGGTCGTCTCCGCCTTGTGGGACTCCCTCGGCGGCGGGCGCGCCGGGATCGAGGACCTGCTGGAGGCCGACAACGAGCGGCCGGAGGTGACCCTGGTCGCCCGGCCCGGACGGGCCGGCACCGAGGAGCTGCTGCGCGAGGAGGCCGCGGTGCCGGGCCGCTGGTCGCCGTACGCCGTACGGCTGACCGAGGGCGGCGAACCGGGCGCCGTGGACGCCGTACGGGAGGGCCGGGCCGGCGTCCAGGACGAGGGCAGCCAGCTCGTCGCGCTCGCCCTGGCGAACGCGCCCCTCGACGGCCCCGACCGGAAGTGGCTCGACGGATGCGCGGGCCCCGGCGGCAAGGCGGCCCTGCTGGCCGCGCTCGCCGCCGAGCGCGGAGCCGTCCTGCTCGCCTCCGAGAAGCAGCCCCACCGCGCCGGGCTGGTGGCGAAGGCGCTGGCCGGCAACCCCGGTCCGTACCAGGTGATCGCCGCCGACGGCACGCGTCCCGCCTGGCGGCCGGGCAGCTTCGACCGTGTCCTCGTCGACGTCCCCTGCACCGGGCTCGGCGCCCTGCGCAGGCGGCCCGAGGCCCGGTGGCGGCGCCGCCCGGAGGACCTGGACGGCTTCGCCCCGCTCCAGCGCGGCCTGCTGCGCACGGCCCTGGAGTCGGTGCGCGTCGGCGGCGTGGTCGGCTACGCGACCTGCTCCCCCCACCTCGCCGAGACCCGCGCCGTGGTCACCGACGTGCTCAAGCAGTTCCCGGAGGCCGAACTGATCGACGCCCGCCCGCTGCTGCCGGGCGTCGGGATCCTCGGCGACGGCCCCGACGTGCAGCTGTGGCCGCATCTGCACGGGACCGACGCGATGTATCTGGCCCTGATCCGCCGCACCGGCTGA